One Spirochaeta africana DSM 8902 genomic window carries:
- a CDS encoding RNA recognition motif domain-containing protein: MSNKLYVGNMNYRTNEETLRSLFEAHGAVNAVTIIYDRQTGQSKGFGFVEMEAPEAAEAAIEALNEQEVEGRRLRVNVAQPREEGARRPRRF, encoded by the coding sequence ATGTCCAACAAACTTTATGTCGGTAATATGAATTACCGCACCAACGAAGAGACTCTGCGCAGTCTGTTCGAAGCACACGGAGCAGTGAATGCGGTGACCATTATTTATGATCGCCAGACTGGTCAGAGCAAGGGATTCGGTTTCGTAGAAATGGAAGCCCCTGAAGCAGCCGAGGCTGCTATCGAAGCCCTGAATGAGCAGGAAGTTGAAGGCCGCCGTCTGCGTGTAAACGTAGCGCAGCCGCGCGAAGAGGGCGCTCGTCGTCCCCGCCGCTTCTAA
- the epsC gene encoding serine O-acetyltransferase EpsC, which yields MAHHIPKLVDAIAASYREIGGINHIQGPNLPSRRTIETILLDLEALIFPGFREQELIEEHDLRFVLVEKVSRLCRTLTTEIQKSLCFEKRLHDSRQASSAASSQQDMHDCREIAEGYSMKLIEDIPAIRRMVQLDVEAAFAGDPAAKSTEEVILSYPGVEAIITHRIAHQLWQQQVPLIPRIMSEIVHGKTGIDIHPGAEIGESFFIDHATGVVIGETTRIGRQVKIYQGVTLGALSVKKGKANQKRHPTIEDNVTIYSGATILGGDTVIGEGAIIGGNVWITSSVPPGSKIYNLPSDYIRRNQHNEYLPDFQI from the coding sequence ATGGCACACCATATACCGAAACTGGTAGATGCAATTGCTGCCTCGTATCGCGAGATCGGCGGCATCAATCATATTCAGGGACCGAATCTCCCCTCCCGACGTACCATCGAAACCATTTTGCTGGATCTGGAGGCTCTCATCTTCCCCGGCTTCCGCGAACAGGAGCTGATCGAGGAGCATGATCTGAGATTTGTCCTGGTGGAAAAGGTCAGCCGCCTGTGCCGGACCCTGACCACCGAGATCCAGAAATCACTGTGCTTCGAGAAGCGGCTTCACGACAGCAGGCAGGCATCATCCGCCGCCAGTAGCCAGCAGGACATGCACGACTGCCGGGAGATCGCCGAAGGCTACTCCATGAAACTGATCGAGGACATCCCGGCGATCCGGCGGATGGTACAGCTCGATGTCGAGGCGGCTTTCGCCGGCGATCCGGCGGCAAAATCTACCGAAGAGGTTATCCTGTCCTATCCCGGTGTGGAGGCAATCATCACCCACCGGATTGCGCATCAGCTGTGGCAGCAGCAGGTACCGCTTATCCCGCGCATCATGAGCGAGATTGTGCATGGAAAAACCGGCATCGATATCCACCCCGGGGCAGAGATCGGGGAGTCTTTCTTTATTGACCATGCAACCGGGGTGGTTATTGGCGAGACAACCCGTATCGGTCGCCAGGTAAAGATCTATCAGGGGGTGACCCTCGGGGCGCTCAGCGTCAAGAAAGGCAAGGCCAATCAAAAGCGCCATCCCACCATCGAGGATAATGTTACCATCTACAGCGGGGCTACCATCCTGGGCGGCGATACCGTGATCGGCGAGGGAGCGATAATCGGCGGTAACGTCTGGATTACCAGCTCGGTACCACCGGGGAGCAAGATCTACAACCTGCCCAGCGACTATATCCGGCGCAACCAGCACAACGAGTACCTGCCAGACTTCCAGATATAG
- a CDS encoding NUDIX hydrolase: MKKDAHLHWHDLKNRKLLDGYVFTVNSALRRSDDGREAEFYLLDSPDWVHVIAETVDSTGVPCFILVRQFRHGDRQITVEFPGGVVDSHEDPAAAALRELREETGYEAESVLEIGRSNPNPALMNNRAITYLARGVHPIQASQQLDTNEIVDVELVPRDDILHGRRPDFTRHAVMLGAVYWYLLHSGSIRPVTGVS; this comes from the coding sequence GTGAAAAAGGATGCACATCTGCACTGGCATGATCTGAAAAACCGGAAGTTGCTCGACGGCTATGTGTTTACGGTGAACTCGGCACTGCGACGATCGGACGATGGCAGAGAGGCCGAGTTCTATCTGCTGGACTCGCCTGACTGGGTTCATGTGATAGCCGAGACAGTTGATTCAACCGGTGTGCCGTGTTTCATTCTGGTTCGTCAGTTCCGGCATGGTGATCGCCAGATTACGGTCGAGTTCCCCGGTGGGGTGGTGGATTCCCATGAGGATCCGGCCGCCGCAGCCCTGCGGGAACTGCGGGAGGAAACCGGCTATGAGGCCGAATCGGTGCTGGAGATCGGGCGCAGTAATCCGAATCCGGCCCTGATGAATAACCGGGCGATTACCTACCTTGCCAGGGGGGTCCACCCGATACAGGCCTCCCAGCAGCTGGACACCAACGAGATTGTCGATGTCGAACTGGTTCCCAGGGATGACATCCTGCATGGACGTCGCCCGGATTTTACTCGCCATGCCGTTATGCTGGGGGCGGTGTACTGGTATCTGCTGCACAGCGGCAGTATCCGGCCTGTCACAGGGGTATCGTAA
- a CDS encoding FecR family protein gives MYTGNRCRSPLLLTALLAGCMLLLPLLATAQQDSVRAEVRSTTGRVEFRQGGGSWQTLSEGDELPLGATISTGFNSSAVLEMGLAVLEVQALTRMTIEELAEREGVVESDLYLEVGRVRADVRRVEDRRQDFRLRSPVATAAVRGTSFTFDGRNLQVVEGIVELANLRGRRSVVPAGRRSRTVAGEAPQTPQQAAQEDTRVEYDTTIRVTGLDDDPVRDDDQDTIFDDDLPAVTGEFGSLLILFE, from the coding sequence ATGTATACAGGAAATAGATGCAGATCACCACTGCTGCTGACGGCGCTGCTGGCGGGCTGCATGCTGCTGCTGCCGTTGCTGGCGACAGCCCAGCAGGACAGTGTCCGGGCAGAGGTGCGCAGTACTACCGGCAGGGTGGAATTCCGGCAGGGTGGCGGCAGCTGGCAGACCCTCAGCGAGGGGGACGAGCTGCCGCTGGGGGCTACGATCTCCACCGGGTTCAACAGCAGCGCTGTCTTGGAGATGGGGCTGGCGGTTCTTGAGGTGCAGGCCCTTACCCGGATGACCATCGAAGAGCTCGCCGAACGCGAAGGGGTTGTCGAGAGCGACCTGTACCTGGAGGTCGGTCGTGTCCGTGCCGATGTACGGCGGGTCGAGGACCGGCGCCAGGATTTTCGTCTGCGCAGCCCGGTAGCTACGGCTGCGGTGCGCGGCACAAGCTTCACGTTTGACGGCAGGAATCTGCAGGTAGTGGAGGGGATCGTTGAGCTGGCCAACCTGCGCGGTCGCCGCTCGGTGGTTCCGGCAGGCCGGCGCTCACGCACGGTTGCGGGGGAAGCGCCCCAGACGCCCCAGCAGGCAGCCCAGGAAGATACCCGGGTAGAGTACGACACTACTATCCGGGTTACCGGGCTTGACGATGATCCGGTGCGCGATGATGATCAGGACACCATCTTCGATGACGATCTGCCGGCTGTTACCGGTGAGTTTGGTTCGCTCCTGATACTGTTTGAGTAA
- a CDS encoding HAD family hydrolase: MGRMVWFDFGDTVLEFYRWDAAAGLAAVLQHILGESPDARLQEKALERSRLLNQLFETRSSATGLEYDQRSFLRLLCEPLTGRMADSLPEQLAGIYWDTAFSFRAQPGIHEALDWLDDAGISCGIISNASFPARQLAMELARHGLGDRFDPIISTADYGLRKPEAELFYLAEKLQPAGSTLPPWYFGNSIPLDIRGALAAGWHAGWYNRGGESRQRCPAAARELHSWGDLPRILQDTRQEAR; this comes from the coding sequence ATGGGACGTATGGTCTGGTTTGATTTCGGCGACACCGTGCTGGAGTTCTATCGCTGGGATGCCGCTGCCGGGTTGGCGGCGGTACTGCAGCATATTCTGGGTGAATCCCCCGACGCCCGGCTGCAGGAAAAAGCTCTGGAGCGATCCCGGCTGCTGAATCAACTCTTTGAAACCCGCAGCAGTGCGACCGGGCTTGAGTATGACCAGCGGAGTTTTCTGCGCCTTTTGTGCGAACCACTGACCGGCAGAATGGCAGACAGTCTCCCGGAGCAGCTGGCCGGGATATACTGGGATACCGCCTTCAGCTTCCGGGCTCAGCCGGGAATCCATGAGGCCCTGGACTGGCTGGATGATGCGGGCATATCCTGCGGGATTATCAGTAATGCCAGTTTTCCCGCCCGGCAGCTGGCGATGGAGCTCGCGCGGCATGGCCTGGGTGATCGCTTTGATCCGATAATCTCGACCGCTGATTACGGGCTGCGCAAGCCGGAGGCAGAGCTGTTTTACCTGGCCGAGAAGCTGCAGCCTGCCGGCAGCACGCTACCCCCGTGGTATTTTGGCAACTCGATACCGCTTGATATTCGCGGTGCACTGGCGGCGGGATGGCATGCCGGGTGGTACAACAGAGGCGGGGAAAGCAGGCAGCGCTGCCCGGCCGCGGCTCGTGAGCTCCACAGCTGGGGTGATCTGCCCCGCATACTTCAAGATACGCGACAGGAGGCTCGGTGA